In the genome of Blastopirellula retiformator, the window CAGCAGTTCGCCACCTTCCCCTTCGCTGCCGAGGGTGTAGGAGAGAAAGCCTTGTTCTTCGGACCCAGCGCCCAGGATGACCGCTCCAGCGCCGTCGCCGAACAAGGGATAAGTCTTCCGGTCATCCGGATTGGCGATTCGCGACAACAGATCGGCCCCAACCACCAAGGCTCGCCGACTGGCGCCGGTCCGCACAAACTGGGCGGCGGTGATCATCGCATACATAAAGCCGGCGCACGCGGCGCTGACGTCCATCGCCGCACAGCGAATTCCAAGGCGATCTTGCAGTAGACAGGCGGTCGACGGGGTCGGCATATCTGGCGTGAACGTGCCAACGACGATCAGATCGATTTCGCCGACGTCGATTCCCGCATTTTCGATCGCCGCCAACGCGGCCGCTTGCGCCATGTGGCTGGTCGCCATCTCCGGCGGCGCATGACGTCGCTCGCGAATTCCGGTCCGTTGAACGATCCACTCCGGATCACACCCCAGCGAAGAGAGGTCTTCGTTCTTGACGACGTTCTCAGGGACAAAGCTGCCGACGCCCAAGACCTGTACGCCAAGCAGTTGCCGCAAGGGACTGCGATTCGAAAGTTGTGAAGCAGACTGCCCATGAGCGGCAGTCGAACTAGCCGACGGCATGAACGGGGAATTCCTGGGGTAGCAGACTTTTTGGCGCGAATAGCCAGTATAACAAGCTTTGATCCATTTTCCCACTTGCGTCCGTCTGGTTGCTGGAGCGGGTAATTCCACCTAAAATCTCACGCCAGCAATTGCCAGGCATCCCTGTAATCGGACGTCATGATCGAACTTCCCCCGGAATTGGAGTCGCCCCCGGTCCCCTGGACCCGGCGGCACCTGCTTGACCTCGAAAGCCTGACCGCTGACGAGATCACCACCGCCCTCGACGTCGCCCAACGTTTTAAAGAGGCGACGAAAGACTGTAAGGTTAAATTGCCAGCGTTAGCGGGCGTCACGTCGGTGAATCTGTTCTTTGAAGATTCTACCCGCACACGGACCAGCTTTAGTTTGGCGGCCCGCCGTTTGGGGGCCGATAGCGTCGAATTTTCGGCTTCCAGCAGTAGCGTCTCGAAGGGCGAAACGCTGCTGGACACCGCCAAGACGATTGAGTCGATGAAGATCGACGCGATGGTGATTCGGCATCGCTCGCCGGGCGCCCCGCAGATGTTGGCGAAGAATCTCGACTGCTCGGTGATCAACGCCGGCGATGGACCGCACGAACACCCAACCCAGGGTCTGCTCGACATTCTGACGATTCGGCAGCATCGCGGCTCGATCACCGGGCTGACGGTCGCGCTGGTCGGCGACATCGCGCATAGCCGCACGGCCCGCTCCAACATCTGGGGACTGAAAAAGCTGGGCGCCCATGTGATCGTCTGCGGCCCGTCGACGCTTGTCTCGAAGCAATGGGAGAAGTTGGGCGTTGAGGTTTCGCACAACCTGGACGACATCGTCGCTCGCTGCGATGTGCTAAATCTGCTGCGGATCCAATTCGAGCGGCAATATACGCGGCCGTTTCCTTCGGTCCGCGAATACGCACTGCTGTACGCGATGAATCGCGAGCGGATGTGCCGCGCGAAAGACGACATCCTGATCATGGCGCCCGGCCCGATCAATCGCGGAGTCGAAGTGACGCCGGACGTGGCGGATGGTTCGCAGTCGGTCATTCTGCATCAAGTGAATAACGGTTTGGCGGTGCGAATGGCCGCGTTGTATCTGGTCACCAAAGCGTCGCGGTAGAAAAGAACATGTCGACCATCTTGCTGAAAAACGGCCGCTTGATCGATCCGAGTCAACAGATCGATCGCGTGACCAGCGTGTTATTGAAGGATGGCGTTGTGGCGTCGATTGACGCCGGCGACGCATCGGCCGACCACGAGATTGACGTCACCGGCAAAATTATCGCGCCGGGGCTGATCGACATGCACGTGCAACTGCGCGAGCCGGGCTGGGAAGAAGACGAGGCGATCGCCAGCGGCGCCGCTTCGGCCATCGCCGGTGGTTTCACGTCGATCGCCTGTCTACCCAATACCGAACCGCCGCTCGATACGCCGGCTGGCATCGAGTATGTCCGGCATCAGGCCAACCGTGCCGACAAGTGCAACGTCTATGTGATCGCCTGCGTCAGCAGCGGCCGCAAAGGAGAACAACTCTCCGAGATTGGCACGCTGGTCGAAGCGGGCGCCGTCGGCTTTAGCGACGCTTCAAAGCCGATTAGCAATCCAGAACTGTTGCGGCGGGCGCTCGAATATACCCAGATGTTCGACAAGCCGGTCCTCAATCGGCCGGAACTTGTCGAACTGACGCACAACGGCGTGATGCACGATGGGATGGTTTCGCTGGTCCTCGGCCTGGCGCCGTTGCCGGTCGAAGCGGAAGAGGTGATGGCGGCCCGCGATATTTGCTTGGCGGAAGCGACCGGCGGCCGGCTGCATCTGATGAGCGTCTCGTGCAGCGGGACCATCGAGATCCTCCGCCGGGCGAAGGTCCGCGACGTTGGCGTCACCGCCGAGATTCATCCCTGCAACTTCTCGCTGACCGACGAGGCGCTCCGCTCTTTCAATCCCAACTGCAAAGTCAATCCGCCGCTCCGCTCGGCCGATCATCTCGAGGCCTGCATTGCGGCGCTGGCGGACGGCACGATCGACGTCATCTCCAGCGGTCACGCGCCGCGGGCATCGGAAAAGAAGATGCACGAGATGACCGATGCGCCGTTTGGGATGGTCTCGCTGGAGACGACGCTCGGGCTCACCTCGACCAAGTTAGTGCAGCCGGGACATTTGACCTGGAGCCAGGCGATCGAAAAGCTGAGCACGACGCCGGCCCGCATTCTCGGTATTCCAAAAGGAACGCTGGCCGTTGGCGCCGACGCCGACGTGACGGTGATCGATCCCGAGTTGAACTGGACCGTCGATCCGGCCAACTACCTCTCCCGCAGCTCGAACTGCCCGCTGTCTGGCTGGGAACTGACCGGCAAAGCGGTCCATGTGATCGTCGGCGGCGTGGTCAAAATGTAGAGCTTCTTCCTGGCTCAGGAAGAAGGGCAGGGGAAGATCGAGGAAGACGTACAGCGGCAGAAGATGTAGGTTGGATGCAGCGGAGGGCTGGCCCAACAGACGGCTTGCAAGCAAAAAGGTGGGTTACGCAAGCGGGACGACCTTCTTCCAGTGGCGAACCAATTGACGCTTGGTCCACCCACCCTACAAGTTCTTCCATTTACGGCGATCTAGTCTCGTACGAAACCGACCATGCCTCTCATCATCGACGGCTACAACCTGCTCTACGCGGCCGGCGTGGTTAGTTCGCTCGATGGCAGCGGTTCGTTCGAGCAGGACCGTCTGGCGCTGTTAGAGCTGATCCGCTCGGTCGTCGATTCTGAGGAGATTCGTCAAACGGTGGTCGTCTTTGACTCGGCCAAAGCGCCTCCGGGGCTGCCGCGGACGGTGCGGTACCATGACATCGTCGTCCACTTCGCCTCGGAGTACGCCGACGCTGACGAAATGATCGAGTTCTTGATCGAACGGCATGCGGCGCCCCGTCGGCTGACGGTCGTTTCGAGCGATCATCGCGTGCAAAGGGCGGCTCGCCGCCGGAAGGCGACGGCGATCGACAGCGCCCATTGGGTCAGTCTGATGCGTCGCAAACGCCACGCCCAAGACAAAGCGGCCCAGATCCCGACCAAACCGCTGGCGCCCCCGTCCGATTCGGAAGTCTCCCGTTGGATGCGGGAGTTCTCCGACGTTGACGTCGATCAGATCGCCAAAGAGCTGAAGCCGCTGAAGCGATCAACGCCGCCGCCAGCCAAGCCGGCAGATCCCGCGCCCAGCGAAGAGACGTCGAAGAAGCCGACCCCGGACAATCCCTTCCCCGACGAGTTTGAAGACGAAATCCGCCAGCTCGGCAGTCAGCTAGGTGGTTCGATCTTTCCGTCCGACTATCTCGACGAGATCGCCCGCGAGTTTTGGGACGACGGGGAAGACCCGCCCAAGTAGGCATTGGATCTTCTAGGCAACAGCCAAGGGGTGTCATTGCGCCCCTTAGATTGCGGAGGTTCTGCCCAAAAACCGACCCCATAGGTTCCATTCTGGGCCCGATCTAGCGGGTTTTGCTTCTTCTCTGCCGATTTCTTGCGGCGTAATCGGGCGCGATCCCCTGATCCATAAGATCCGGACTAACCGGTATATCTACGCAAACCGCTTCTTTTTCCTAGGTGTTGCATTTTAGCCACATGTTACTCCGATCCCATACTTTGTAAGCGACACGTTCCTTCCCTCTCGAGTCTGTTGGAGATCCTACTCGTGGCCAAAGCCCAAACCAGCAAATCGACCCCGCGTAAGACCGCTGCGAAAAAGACCACCCCTGCGAAGAAGACGACTACGAAGCGTAGCCCCAAGGCGGCCGCTCCCAAGAAGCGAGCCACCAAAGCTGCCGCCGCCAAGGAAGAAACGGTCGCCAAAAAGCCGGCTGGCGAAAAAGAAGTGACGATCGATCGCCGCCGCAAGGAAGAGCCGGTACAGATCGAACGCCGTGCGAAGGTTGCCCGTCGTCGTCAGATCGACCCGACCACCTGCGAACGGGACTACGACAACGACGAAATCGAATTCATGCAAGCTCTGGACGCCTACAAGCGAACCAGCGGCCGAATGTTCCCGACCTGCAGTGAAGTGCTGGAAGTGCTGAAGGGTCTGGGCTACCAAAAGAACATCGGCGGCGGCGAAATGCCGGTCGTCGAAGAAGAAACGGAAGAAGCTTCCCTGGTGGCGGAAGCGGGCCAATAGTCGCCTGCCGCCGCTATCACTGCTTGCTACCACGAAACAGGAAGGCCGTCCCCTCGGTCTTCCTGTTTTGTTTCTTGAGCGATTCTCTCTTGTCGTGACAAAAAAATCTCTCTACTCTCCCCACGCGCGAAGAGTCCTTCCTGCGCCGGCATGTCGTCGGCTCCCCGTGATTGGGGCGAAGACTCGATAGATCAAACAAAACTAGTACGAGGGCTCGCAACGTGAGCGAACCATCAAAAAAATCGGCGATCACTCCCACGTGGCTCTTTGGCGGCGGCCTGCTGTTGGCGATCGCTTGTAGCGGTTGCCAGATGGCCTCCAGCAGTTCCAACGTCGCCGGCGTGCGGGCGGTGCAAAGTGGACAACCGATGGTCGCGGTCAATCATTTCCAGCAGGCGCTGGCCAATGATCCGACCAACGCCGACGCTCTCTACAACATGGCCGCCACCTATCACGAGATGGCCAAGGTCAACAATGACCCGGCGATGATGAAGCAAGCGGAGGAACTTTATAACCGTTGTCTTGATCAAAACGGCGATCATGCGGAGTGTTATCGCGGACTCGCCGTGCTGCTGATCGATATGAAACAGCCTGATAGCGCCTACACGTTGATGGAAGGCTGGGCACAGCGCAGTCCAAACTCGGCCGATCCCAAGGTGGAACTGGCGCGTCTGTATCAAGAATTCGGCGATGACCAAACGGCGCTAGCTCAACTGAACCAGGCGGTGGCGATCGACGCCAACAATGCTCGGGCGTGGGCCGCGCTTGGCAACATGCGAGAAAAGTCCGGCGACTACAGCCAGGCTTTGGCCAACTATCAGCGCTCGCTGGCGCTGAATAACTTCCAAGACGGCGTCAGTACCCGGGTGGCGACGCTCGTTCGCCAAGGGGTCCAAGCCGACACGCCGCTATCGCCAACCGGCGACACCCGCATCGTGCAGAATCCGAACACGACGCAGCGGTACTAGAGCGTTTTTCTGATAGCAGTAGCGTTTCTAGCGTTAGTGAGGCAAGCTGGTCAAGGCGACCGAAGCAGGCGAATCCTCAAGATTCGTCGATGCAGGTCAACGCCGACCAGCGCGGTCGCAACCAGCCAGAACGATACAGATGGAAGAAAACCGCTCTAAGAGTGGGTTAGCCGCGATAGCTCTCGCTATCGGGGCGGCGCAGCCGCTGGGCGCATCGGCGCCCGACTGGCTGCAAAGAGGATTTTTCAATGCCGATTGACTGAACGATCTCCGCGAGTGTGCAAATCGCGGATTGATGCTTCCTGCTAACCGACTATCCTGCCGGGGTCAGCTTCCAGACGCCGTACGGATTGTGGAATAGATGATCCGGCTCGAACATCGTGCACGCTTGATGTTCGATCTTATACCGCGGCGCTTCGGCCTTCACGCTGAAGGTCTGACCGTTTTCGAGTTCTGGACTGTCGAACAGCAGATAGCGGAGGAAGGCGTCGATTAGCTCGGCGGCGGTTTGCGGCTGGATCTCGGCCTGAACGACGCAATCGGGATATCCCAGGTTGTGCATGCCGCAAGAGTAAAAGATGTCGCCTGAGCCGATGTAGGTCACGTAGGCTCGAAAGAGCGTGGGGAGGTCGCCCTTCTCGCTCCACTCTTCCCACTTCTTGGCGGGGTGGGCGATGCCGGTCGACTCGATCTTGATCGCGATCCCGCCGCATTTCAGCAGCGCGGCGGCGGCCAGCATCATCTTCTTGGCGGTCTCTTCCGATCCCCCCTTGGTGATCAGATAAACGCACGAGCTATGTCGGTCGATCTCGGTGAAGGTCGCCTCGTCGAGCCAACTGCGACCGGCGATGGCGAACGCCTTGCCGAGATTGGGGTTGGGCTCTTCAAACTGAACCGTGACCGCTTCGCGGGTCTCCTTGTTCATCATCGCGACGCCGGCGTAGAGATAGTCGCCGTCTGGCTTGCCGACCGACATCACCAGGTCATTGCGGGTCTTCCAGGCGCCTGGTACGCAAACGACCAGTTCGGGAGACGTCATCGAAAATCTCCCTTCCATGGAGAAAAGTGTCGCCAATCAGTGACGATCTAATACGCAGTGGCGAGCTAGAATGCAGCCCGTTTGTCGAAACCCTGCTTGTCGAGACCAAGCCGCGAACTCGCCAACAGCGACCGGAACTTGGAAGCGGGACGTCGGCGGGCTTTGCTTTGGGCGCCGGCCAAATGGGTCACATCAAAGTGGAGCGACTGATCGTCGTCGCCATGAATGACGTCAATCAATCGATCGCCTTTCCGCACCAATTGCTGAGCGCCGTCGGGGGAAGTTCCCTGGGTAATGCTGAAATAGGCCAGCAGGTCGTTTTCGTCCGACAGGTGCGTGATGCGGTAGGGGGCGTCAAGCGACCCGTCACCGGTGGCGAGCAAGCCTTCCAGCATCGATCGAAAGAGGAACCGTTCGAGTTCAGCCTCGCCGTAGCAACCCATTTCGTTGGCGGCGACGCCAGCGAAGAAGTGGGCGGCGGGACTGGCTACCCATGCAAACGGCATTTCGGTCGTCCGCCAGTAGGTTTCGCGAAAATCGCCGCGCTGACAAGCCGCTTCTAACTCGAAAACGAAACCGCCTTGCGGATCAAAATCGGGTTCCGCGGCTACCTCGGCCTGTAGCTGGGCGAAACCCTGGCTATTTGGCGCCTCGAGATAGTTGCGATAAACGTCCGACATTCAAAGCCTCACCAAGGGGGCGACAAGACGGATGTGCGAGTCACTTATTCGCTTCATCAGAAGCTCTCGACATCACGCGTGCGTCTCGTCTTTAAAGAGCCGCGTACTCAGTTAACTCTTTTAGACTAACGAGCGCTCTTTCGAA includes:
- a CDS encoding beta-ketoacyl-ACP synthase III — protein: MRQLLGVQVLGVGSFVPENVVKNEDLSSLGCDPEWIVQRTGIRERRHAPPEMATSHMAQAAALAAIENAGIDVGEIDLIVVGTFTPDMPTPSTACLLQDRLGIRCAAMDVSAACAGFMYAMITAAQFVRTGASRRALVVGADLLSRIANPDDRKTYPLFGDGAGAVILGAGSEEQGFLSYTLGSEGEGGELLCVPGGGSLKRLDDQSLADGHAYLHMDGRSVFKWAVRVIADSIQDVLTHSGVTADEVSLVLLHQANVRIIDAACENLGFDREKVVINLDRYGNTSAGSVPLVLDEAYQAGRIQRGDLVLLAGFGAGLSWGTSLMRW
- a CDS encoding aspartate carbamoyltransferase catalytic subunit, translated to MIELPPELESPPVPWTRRHLLDLESLTADEITTALDVAQRFKEATKDCKVKLPALAGVTSVNLFFEDSTRTRTSFSLAARRLGADSVEFSASSSSVSKGETLLDTAKTIESMKIDAMVIRHRSPGAPQMLAKNLDCSVINAGDGPHEHPTQGLLDILTIRQHRGSITGLTVALVGDIAHSRTARSNIWGLKKLGAHVIVCGPSTLVSKQWEKLGVEVSHNLDDIVARCDVLNLLRIQFERQYTRPFPSVREYALLYAMNRERMCRAKDDILIMAPGPINRGVEVTPDVADGSQSVILHQVNNGLAVRMAALYLVTKASR
- a CDS encoding dihydroorotase, yielding MSTILLKNGRLIDPSQQIDRVTSVLLKDGVVASIDAGDASADHEIDVTGKIIAPGLIDMHVQLREPGWEEDEAIASGAASAIAGGFTSIACLPNTEPPLDTPAGIEYVRHQANRADKCNVYVIACVSSGRKGEQLSEIGTLVEAGAVGFSDASKPISNPELLRRALEYTQMFDKPVLNRPELVELTHNGVMHDGMVSLVLGLAPLPVEAEEVMAARDICLAEATGGRLHLMSVSCSGTIEILRRAKVRDVGVTAEIHPCNFSLTDEALRSFNPNCKVNPPLRSADHLEACIAALADGTIDVISSGHAPRASEKKMHEMTDAPFGMVSLETTLGLTSTKLVQPGHLTWSQAIEKLSTTPARILGIPKGTLAVGADADVTVIDPELNWTVDPANYLSRSSNCPLSGWELTGKAVHVIVGGVVKM
- a CDS encoding NYN domain-containing protein, whose product is MPLIIDGYNLLYAAGVVSSLDGSGSFEQDRLALLELIRSVVDSEEIRQTVVVFDSAKAPPGLPRTVRYHDIVVHFASEYADADEMIEFLIERHAAPRRLTVVSSDHRVQRAARRRKATAIDSAHWVSLMRRKRHAQDKAAQIPTKPLAPPSDSEVSRWMREFSDVDVDQIAKELKPLKRSTPPPAKPADPAPSEETSKKPTPDNPFPDEFEDEIRQLGSQLGGSIFPSDYLDEIAREFWDDGEDPPK
- a CDS encoding tetratricopeptide repeat protein, translated to MSEPSKKSAITPTWLFGGGLLLAIACSGCQMASSSSNVAGVRAVQSGQPMVAVNHFQQALANDPTNADALYNMAATYHEMAKVNNDPAMMKQAEELYNRCLDQNGDHAECYRGLAVLLIDMKQPDSAYTLMEGWAQRSPNSADPKVELARLYQEFGDDQTALAQLNQAVAIDANNARAWAALGNMREKSGDYSQALANYQRSLALNNFQDGVSTRVATLVRQGVQADTPLSPTGDTRIVQNPNTTQRY
- a CDS encoding DUF4261 domain-containing protein — encoded protein: MTSPELVVCVPGAWKTRNDLVMSVGKPDGDYLYAGVAMMNKETREAVTVQFEEPNPNLGKAFAIAGRSWLDEATFTEIDRHSSCVYLITKGGSEETAKKMMLAAAALLKCGGIAIKIESTGIAHPAKKWEEWSEKGDLPTLFRAYVTYIGSGDIFYSCGMHNLGYPDCVVQAEIQPQTAAELIDAFLRYLLFDSPELENGQTFSVKAEAPRYKIEHQACTMFEPDHLFHNPYGVWKLTPAG